A single window of Lutzomyia longipalpis isolate SR_M1_2022 chromosome 1, ASM2433408v1 DNA harbors:
- the LOC129794793 gene encoding E3 ubiquitin-protein ligase TRIP12, which produces MADSVRNQSLSAVTEGHTASSSTEEQRNTRLRRHRANYYNRPPSPDCIAYRTRSRLRGCGALSSVAESADHHHGDGRQTTGSSSSSGSGSGRNNSSHFDRESQIERQQSSGSSSSGGGGGKRRRSRDCIAYRTRSRTSFYQSPEGSSSQSGSSGSVGARRGVKRARGGPFLPTIDEDVAGNSSSSSSFSVSSVESVCNFVVYDTHNQQTTSTPHQGSGSSGGSGHFAKRLKLSDTRENNQQQQNPETSGTSKAPNLGARLARGSSGREPQHHQSESQGHPPSLLKRSSRGKGASQAATTGSCVSSHSRGTAGISHQQNNSSASTSSKFSSSSTGGAGTSSTLGGVTTGTSTRHHHHHSSHHYHHNNSSGSQIATSGGGQGVQIDVNNSSGAASTSHGQQGGGMANDGQRGVDTTNPTVKLHKSSLMSTSSSASGASGSGGGSGGLADATNLHLLTQQPTTSSASSSSAAANSSSATSGGQMPPHPDSESDDSEVGRLQALLEARGVPPHLFGALGPRMHHLLHRSMGANSSSRAQQLLQGLQSQDESQQLQAAIEMCQMLVMGNEDTLAGFPIKQVVPALITLLRMEHNFDIMNNACRALAYMLEALPRSSATVVDAIPVFLEKLQVIQCMDVAEQSLTALEILSRRHNKAILQASGVAACLTYLDFFSINAQRAALAITANCCLNLHTEEFHFVNDSLPLLARLLAQQDKKCVESVCSVFYRLVDSFQHDSGKLQEIASMELLKNCQQLLVVTPTVLNSGTFTNVVRMLSVMCANCPDLAITLLKNDIASTLLYLLTGSADPIAATDVELVARSPSELYEITCLIGELMPRLPTDGIFAVDIFLERSSGGNQDQIQWQWRDDRGVWHSYSAIDSRMIEAAHLNSDDEISLSALGRTYTIDFHSMQQINEDTGTTRSVQRKINPTSSEHLSAVCHDVQTNTGDLVSFTGTVNLAMRPPSAYRDARIACLKEERGLAAEFVKNLFSVLYEVYSSSAGPAVRYKCLRALLRMVFFANADLLRDVLKNQIVSSHIAGMMASNDLRIVVGALQMAEILMQKLPEVFGVHFRREGVMHQIHQLADPTIPICANPSPKLITNPGSVSAPASASGLHNNAFDFDASTSKIANNMQHVKNLSGTMIITPKMTMSMPSTSGGGAGVQQAVSLPGTSNHLSSMSSGSGSSAGGRGAASTSLMSTSLQLDCHTVSGLNTSAVSPHNGSLLFTSIYNSSTPIPMSTDSSSTSNTSIQHLSQNHHADLLNLTDSGIVDRSQTQTPGMQTKMTDILKRKVPPKRKPQGRSSKSRQDETTSTSAPAAVTQSSVMQELFNKATTLGSSGRNTPSSSSTSSRSRFGGTSKTTSFLASLNPARWGRQSSHGSFTKDTSSSSTLSKSPSNSNLIAAGNREKARQWIREQAISFVQRYAEQEASGSIHSASMVLARLSDVILKLNGNAGEIIDALHDLQRILIESDISPFEVNYSGLIKAMLNFMANEQGIVSRDDRLRAFLHVFAGLPLDAGFCGPLATINPVSFSAFVAKLNGCVTQLEQFPVKVHDFPAGVGGRSNTSALKFFNTHQLKCNLQRHPDCTNLRQWKGGTVKIDPLALVQAIERYLVVRGYGGIRVDSEEDSEEDIDDNVAAVVMSQGGFKHKLQFLIGEHVLPYNMTVYQAVKQFSPLVNDQSETDTDTETPIGNASIWVQQHTIYYRPMEDDSAVGSNKSGSSGSSKKSGKSSATKMSRKKTEFWTEGTVPMISSPLTPFLVTLLPNEVVTVQDAALDALCMLRIVNALNRHWTYLYSGVVHANIIPQSEFVHSKITAKANRQLQDPLVIMTGNLPQWLQQIATVCPFLFPFETRHLLFYAVSFDRDRALQRLLDTTPDLNTGDTSERVTPRLDRRKRAIAREDILKQAEMIIQDFGHSKALLEIQYENEVGTGLGPTLEFYALVSTELQRCDLSLWNGSDSYKQQSSTIADVVKSGLNQIEDESSQLSSSGVAAVISNEGSLNMLIEQSDQMLDTEASPQSHHGSGAGEENRMGSPLPPHSPAVTYVNAPHGLFPIPLGKTAKQQQINRVKGKFRFLGKFMAKAVMDSRMLDLPFSIPFYRWLLGEENALNLQDLAQIAPEVQTTLVRLQEIVRQRDLILQSTSFDAMEKTEKIESLDLDGCPIADLGLDFVLPGYANIELRRGGRDIPVTIHNLHQYITLVSFWFQVEGVQRQFEALREGFDSVFPSHRLRMFYPEELENVFCGSGAAQGVHKWDVRMLQESCRTDHGFTQDSKAIQYFYDILSSYGREEQRLFLQFVTGSPRLPTGGFKALTPALTIVRKTLDSNQNPDEYLPSVMTCVNYLKLPDYSSREVMRNKLRTAACEGSMSFHLS; this is translated from the exons ATGGCCGATTCCGTAAGAAATCAATCGCTCTCTGCAGTGACGGAGGGGCATACtg CCAGTAGTTCGACAGAAGAACAGAGAAATACCCGTTTGAGACGTCATCGTGCCAACTACTACAATAGACCACCCTCTCCGGATTGCATTGCGTACAGAACACGCTCGAGACTCCGTGGTTGTGGTGCATTGAGTAGTGTGGCCGAGAGTGCGGATCATCATCACGGTGACGGGAGACAGACGACAGGAAGTAGCAGTAGTAGTGGTAGTGGTAGTGGACGGAATAATAGTTCACATTTCGATAGAGAATCCCAAATAGAGAGACAACAAAGCAGTGGTAGCAGCAgtagtggtggtggtggtggtaaaCGGAGGAGATCACGGGATTGTATTGCATATAGGACAAGGTCGAGGACGAGCTTCTATCAATCACCCGAGGGGAGTAGTAGTCAGAGTGGTAGTAGTGGATCAGTGGGGGCACGAAGGGGAGTCAAGAGGGCACGTGGTGGACCCTTCCTACCAACCATTGACGAAGACGTTGCGGGCAATTCGTCGTCATCGTCATCATTTTCCGTTTCCTCGGTGGAATCCGTTTGCAATTTTGTCGTGTACGACACACACAATCAGCAGACGACATCGACACCGCATCAGGGTAGTGGATCAAGTGGTGGCAGTGGACACTTTGCCAAGCGTCTCAAATTGTCTGATACACGTGAGAATAATCAGCAACAGCAAAATCCAGAAACGAGTGGCACAAGCAAAGCCCCGAACCTGGGGGCACGTTTAGCGCGAGGCAGCAGTGGTCGGGAGCCCCAGCATCATCAATCTGAGTCGCAG GGGCACCCACCAAGCCTGCTAAAACGCAGTTCTCGTGGCAAGGGGGCATCGCAAGCAGCAACGACGGGTTCCTGTGTGAGCTCCCATAGTCGTGGCACAGCAGGTATTTCACATCAACAGAATAACAGCAGCGCCTCGACATCGTCAAAGTTTTCAAGCAGCAGTACCGGTGGTGCTGGAACATCCTCCACACTTGGTGGTGTGACAACAGGTACATCCACGCgccaccatcatcatcattcatCGCACCATTATCATCACAATAATTCATCAGGCAGTCAAATTGCGACAAGTGGTGGTGGACAGGGAGTCCAAATTGACGTGAACAATAGTTCCGGGGCGGCATCAACGTCACACGGACAACAAGGCGGTGGGATGGCGAACGACGGGCAACGCGGGGTGGACACAACAAATCCCACGGTGAAGTTGCACAAGAGTAGTCTCATGTCGACGTCATCGAGTGCATCAGGGGCGTCAGGGAGTGGCGGCGGCAGCGGCGGTTTGGCCGATGCGACAAATTTGCATTTACTCACGCAACAACCAACAACGAGCAGTGCGAGCTCATCGAGTGCCGCTGCGAATTCGAGTAGTGCCACAAGTGGTGGGCAAATGCCACCGCATCCGGATTCGGAGAGTGATGACAGTGAGGTGGGGCGTCTTCAGGCCTTGCTGGAGGCACGTGGTGTGCCGCCGCATTTGTTTGGGGCCCTTGGACCGCGTATGCATCATCTGCTGCACCGTTCAATGGGTGCAAATAGCTCATCGAGGGCGCAGCAATTGCTGCAGGGGTTGCAATCGCAGGATGAGAGTCAACAATTGCAGGCAGCCATTGAGATGTGTCAGATGCTCGTGATGGGGAATGAGGATACCCTCGCGGGATTCCCCATTAAGCAAGTTGTCCCAGCATTGATCACCCTCTTGCGAATGGAACATAATTTTGACATAATGAATAATGCATGTCGTGCCCTTGCGTACATGCTGGAAGCCCTACCGCGATCATCGGCAACGGTTGTGGATGCAATTCCCGTGTTTTTGGAGAAACTTCAGGTGATTCAGTGTATGGATGTGGCAGAGCAGAGTTTAACGGCATTGGAGATTCTTTCAAGGCGTCACAATAAGGCTATACTGCAGGCAAGTGGTGTTGCTGCGTGTCTAACATATctcgattttttctcaatcaacGCACAACGTGCCGCCTTGGCTATAACGGCAAATTGTTGCTTAAACTTGCACACGgaggaatttcattttgtCAATGATTCCCTGCCACTTCTTGCGCGTCTTTTGGCGCAACAGGATAAGAAGTGTGTTGAGAGTGTGTGTAGTGTCTTCTATCGTTTGGTTGATAGCTTCCAACATGATTCGGGGAAACTGCAGGAGATTGCAAGTATGGAATTGCTCAAGAATTGCCAACAATTGCTCGTGGTGACACCAACTGTACTCAATTCGGGCACATTTACAAATGTTGTGCGTATGTTGAGTGTTATGTGTGCCAATTGTCCGGATTTGGCTATTACGCTCCTCAAGAATGACATTGCATCGACTCTGCTGTACCTCCTGACCGGGAGTGCGGATCCCATTGCAGCAACAGATGTTGAGCTTGTGGCGAGAAGCCCGTCGGAATTGTATGAGATTACATGCTTGATTGGTGAGCTAATGCCACGTCTACCGACAGATGGAATCTTTGCCGTTGATATCTTCCTTGAACGCTCAAGTGGGGGGAATCAAGATCAAATTCAATGGCAATGGCGTGATGATCGTGGTGTATGGCATAGTTATTCGGCAATTGATTCACGCATGATTGAGGCAGCTCATCTCAATAGTGACGATGAGATAAGTCTCAGTGCACTCGGGAGGACGTACACCATTGATTTCCATTCGATGCAGCAGATAAATGAGGATACGGGGACAACGAGGTCCGTTCAGAGGAAGATTAACCCAACAAGTAGTGAACATTTGAGTGCTGTGTGTCACGATGTTCAGACAAATACGGGAGATTTGGTGAGTTTCACGGGTACGGTGAATCTTGCAATGAGACCACCGAGTGCGTATAGGGACGCACGGATAGCGTGCTTGAAGGAGGAACGTGGATTAGCGGCGGAATTTGTGAAGAATCTCTTCTCAGTCCTGTATGAGGTGTATAGTTCATCAGCTGGCCCAGCGGTGCGGTATAAATGCCTTCGGGCACTCCTCCGGAtggttttctttgcaaatgcTGACCTCCTGAGGGATGTGCTGAAAAATCAGATTGTTTCATCGCACATTGCCGGGATGATGGCATCGAATGACTTGAGAATTGTCGTTGGTGCCCTGCAAATGGCTGAGATTCTCATGCAGAAGCTCCCGGAGGTATTTGGGGTACATTTCCGCCGGGAAGGggttatgcatcaaattcatcaACTTGCCGATCCAACTATACCCATTTGTGCGAACCCATCGCCGAAACTCATCACAAATCCGGGGAGTGTGAGTGCACCGGCAAGTGCAAGTGGTCTCCACAATAATGCTTTTGATTTTGACGCATCAACATCGAAGATTGCCAATAATATGCAACATGTGAAGAATTTGAGTGGAACAATGATTATAACGCCAAAGATGACCATGTCAATGCCATCGACAAGTGGTGGTGGCGCAGGCGTTCAACAGGCTGTAAGTTTACCCGGAACAAGCAATCATCTCTCATCAATGTCCAGCGGAAGTGGATCGAGTGCTGGTGGACGTGGAGCTGCTTCAACGAGTCTCATGTCAACTAGTCTCCAGCTGGATTGTCACACCGTTTCCGGGCTGAACACATCAGCTGTTTCACCGCACAATGGTAGCCTGTTGTTCACATCAATCTACAATAGTAGTACCCCAATTCCCATGAGTACCGATAGTAGTTCCACCAGCAATACGTCCATTCAGCATTTGTCGCAGAATCATCATGCGGATTTGCTAAATCTCACCGATTCGGGTATTGTGGATCGCAGTCAGACACAAACGCCGGGGATGCAGACAAAGATGACGGATATATTGAAGCGAAAAGTGCCACCGAAACGAAAGCCACAGGGGCGTTCGTCGAAATCCCGTCAGGATGAGACAACGTCAACATCAGCTCCGGCCGCTGTGACGCAATCGTCCGTAATGCAGGAATTATTCAATAAGGCCACAACTCTCGGTTCAAGTGGACGCAATACCCCATCGAGTTCATCCACGTCGTCACGTTCACGCTTCGGCGGGACGTCCAAGACAACGTCCTTCCTGGCATCACTGAATCCAGCACGCTGGGGACGACAGTCGAGCCATGGATCCTTCACCAAAGACACAAGCTCCTCGAGTACACTCAGCAAGAGCCCATCGAATTCCAATCTCATTGCTGCTGGGAATCGTGAGAAGGCACGCCAATGGATACGTGAGCAAGCTATCTCATTTGTGCAGAGATATGCCGAACAAGAGGCCTCTGGGTCAATTCATTCGGCATCAATGGTGCTGGCACGTCTTTCAG aCGTAATCCTAAAGCTGAATGGCAATGCAGGAGAGATCATTGATGCATTGCATGATCTCCAGAGAATCCTCATTGAGAGTGACATTTCGCCATTTGAAGTTAATTACTCAGGATTGATTAAGGCCATGCTGAATTTCATGGCGAACGAACAGGGAATTGTGTCCAGAGATGATAGACTGAGAGCATTCCTGCACGTCTTTGCTGGTCTGCCACTCGACGCTGG CTTCTGTGGTCCACTTGCCACAATCAATCCAGTGTCTTTTAGTGCTTTCGTAGCTAAATTGAATGGTTGTGTTACGCAACTGGAGCAGTTTCCCGTGAAAGTGCACGACTTTCCGGCTGGTGTTGGGGGGAGATCCAATACAAGTGCccttaaattcttcaataccCACCAGCTCAAG TGCAACCTGCAGAGACATCCGGATTGTACGAATTTGCGCCAATGGAAGGGTGGCACGGTGAAAATTGATCCACTTGCCCTCGTTCAGGCCATTGAGCGGTACCTCGTGGTACGTGGCTACGGTGGTATTCGTGTGGATTCCGAGGAGGACTCCGAGGAGGATATTGATGACAATGTGGCAGCTGTTGTGATGTCTCAGGGTGGCTTTAAGCACAAATTGCAATTCCTCATTGGTGAGCATGTGCTGCCGTACAATATGACGGTGTACCAGGCAGTTAAGCAATTCTCACCGCTTGTGAATGATCAATCGGAAACGGATACGGACACGGAGACCCCCATTGGGAATGCGAGTATTTGGGTGCAGCAACACACCATCTACTATCGTCCAATGGAGGATGATTCGGCCGTGGGGAGCAATAAGAGTGGAAGTAGTGGGAGTTCGAAGAAGAGTGGAAAGAGCTCAGCAACAAAGATGAGTCGGAAGAAGACGGAATTTTGGACAGAAGGAACTGTTCCCATGATCTCATCCCCCTTGACGCCATTCCTGGTGACTTTGTTGCCAAATGAGGTGGTTACGGTGCAAGATGCCGCCTTGGATGCACTGTGTATGCTGCGGATTGTTAATGCGCTCAATCGGCACTGGACCTACCTGTATAGTGGAGTTGTTCATGCCAATATCATTCCACAGTCTGAATTTGTGCATTCAAAGATCACAGCAAAGGCAAATCGTCAACTTCAGGATCCCCTTGTGATAATGACGGGGAATTTGCCGCAGTGGCTACAGCAAATTGCCACTGTGTGCCCCTTCTTGTTTCCCTTTGAGACGCGACATTTGCTCTTCTATGCCGTGTCCTTTGATCGCGATCGTGCCCTTCAGCGTCTCCTTGATACAACACCGGATCTCAATACGGGTGATACATCGGAACGTGTGACGCCACGTCTTGATCGCCGTAAGCGTGCCATTGCCCGCGAGGATATCCTCAAGCAGGCAGAAATGATTATTCAGGACTTTGGGCACTCAAAAGCCCTCCTTGAGATTCAATATGAGAATGAAGTGGGAACGGGCTTGGGGCCAACATTGGAATTCTATGCTCTCGTCTCCACGGAGCTGCAACGCTGTGATTTGAGCCTGTGGAATGGCAGTGATAGCTACAAGCAGCAATCATCAACAATTGCGGATGTAGTGAAATCGGGACTCAATCAGATTGAGGATGAATCTTCACAGTTGAGTAGTAGTGGGGTGGCAGCTGTTATCAGCAATGAGGGCAGCTTGAATATGTTGATTGAGCAATCGGATCAAATGCTCGACACGGAGGCATCACCACAATCCCATCATGGGAGTGGGGCTGGTGAGGAGAATCGGATGGGATCCCCACTGCCGCCACATTCACCGGCTGTGACGTATGTCAATGCACCCCATGGGCTCTTCCCCATTCCACTCGGTAAGACTGCAAAGCAGCAGCAGATTAATCGGGTGAAGGGGAAGTTCCGGTTTTTGGGTAAATTTATGGCAAAGGCTGTGATGGACAGCAGAATG ttggATCTTCCATTTTCAATTCCTTTCTACCGTTGGCTGTTGGGTGAGGAGAATGCCCTAAATCTGCAGGATTTAGCACAAATTGCACCAGAAGTGCAAACAACACTGGTGCGTCTGCAGGAGATTGTCAGACAGAGAGATTTAATCCTCCAATCGACGTCTTTTGATGCAATGGAGAAGACTGAGAAG ATTGAAAGCTTGGACCTCGATGGTTGTCCCATTGCTGACCTGGGATTGGACTTTGTTTTGCCGGGCTATGCAAATATTGAGCTTCGTCGTGGTGGTCGGGATATCCCCGTAACAATTCACAATCTCCACCAATACATCACACTTGTGTCCTTTTGGTTCCAAGTTGAGGGTGTTCAAAGGCAATTTGAGGCACTTCGTGAAG gattcgACAGCGTTTTCCCATCACATCGTCTCAGGATGTTCTATCCGGAGGAATTGGAGAATGTCTTCTGTGGCTCGGGTGCGGCTCAGGGTGTCCACAAATGGGATGTTCGTATGCTCCAGGAGAGCTGTCGAACTGATCATGGCTTTACGCAAGACTCAAAGGCAATTCAGTACTTTTATGACATTCTCAGCTCGTATGGGCGTGAGGAGCAGCGGCTATTCTTACAATTTGTCACGGGGAGTCCGCGCCTGCCAACAGGTGGCTTCAAAGCCCTCACGCCGGCACTCACAATTGTCCGAAAGACATTGGATAGCAATCAGAATCCGGATGAGTATTTGCCATCGGTTATGACGTGTGTCAACTACCTCAAATTGCCCGACTACAGTAGTCGCGAAGTGATGAGGAATAAATTGCGTACGGCTGCCTGTGAGGGGAGTATGTCGTTCCATTTGTCCTAA
- the LOC129794877 gene encoding transmembrane protein 256-like: MDALNYIFVTNPLSKGVWSGLDSVVKSVGLKPKVTQVKTMATQMSSVSPLWKLAGKNLYIIRLAGLSGATAIMLGAYGAHRNWDEYDDPKEADQAKKTFETANRYHQIHTLALVAIPLVRRPVLSACLFMVGMGFFCGTLYYRSLTGSKNFKHVAPVGGCCLILGWLSMMF; the protein is encoded by the exons ATGGACGCtctcaattatatttttgtaacAAATCCTTTGAGTAAAGGTGTGTGGTCAGGTTTGGATTCCGTGGTTAAAAGTGTG GGTCTGAAGCCGAAGGTAACTCAGGTGAAAACAATGGCAACGCAGATGTCCTCCGTCAGCCCACTGTGGAAGCTCGCCGGGAAGAATCTCTACATCATCCGACTGGCAGGACTCAGTGGGGCTACGGCTATCATGTTGGGCGCCTACGGAGCTCACAGGAATTGGGATGAGTACGATGATCCAAAGGAAGCCGATCAGGCGAAGAAAACATTCGAGACGGCCAATCGCTACCATCAGATCCACACTCTTGCCCTCGTTGCCATTCCTCTTGTCCGCCGTCCAGTTCTG AGCGCCTGCCTCTTCATGGTCGGGATGGGCTTCTTCTGCGGCACTCTCTACTACCGCTCTCTCACTGGCAGTAAGAACTTCAAGCATGTCGCCCCCGTTGGTGGATGCTGCTTAATCCTCGGCTGGCTCTCAATGATGTTTTAA
- the LOC129794851 gene encoding geranylgeranyl transferase type-2 subunit beta codes for MTFVMNDVKISPDTKDLLFDKHVEYISNYGKDKNEYEYHMTEFLRMSGIYWGVTALDLMGELDKIDRDTVVEFVKKCQCPISGGIAACDGHDPHILYTLSAVQILCIYDCLHEIDTEAVVRYVVSLQQPDGSFFGDKWGEVDTRFSFCAVATLALLNKLDTIDLPKAVDFVMSCCNPDGGFGSKPNAESHAGLVYCCVGFLSITNQLHRLECDKLAWWLCERQLPSGGLNGRPEKLPDVCYSWWVLSSLSIMGRLHWISAEKLQQFILSCQDNETGGFSDRTGNLPDIFHTLFGLGALSLLGSDQLKKVNPTFCMPEYVLQKFNLKPQILV; via the exons atg ACGTTTGTCATGAACGACGTGAAGATCTCCCCGGACACGAAGGACTTGCTGTTTGATAAGCATGTTGAGTACATTTCCAACTACGGGAAGGATAAGAATGAATACGAATACCATATGACGGAATTCCTGAGGATGTCAGGGATTTACTGGGGTGTCACAGCATTGGATCTCATGGGAGAGCTTGATAAGATTGACCGGGATACGGTGGTGGAGTTTGTGAAGAAATGTCAGTGTCCTATTTCCGGAGGTATTGCTGCATGCGATGGGCACGATCCCCACATCCTTTACACCCTCAGTGCTGTTCAGATCCTCTGTATATACGACTGCCTTCATGAGATTGACACGGAGGCTGTGGTGAGGTACGTTGTCAGTCTCCAGCAACCAGATGGGAGTTTTTTCGGTGATAAATGGGGAGAAGTTGACACGAGATTCTCCTTCTGTGCCGTGGCAACCCTTGCGCTCCTG AACAAACTGGACACCATAGATCTCCCAAAGGCCGTGGACTTTGTCATGTCCTGCTGCAATCCCGACGGAGGTTTCGGTTCCAAACCCAATGCAGAGAGTCATGCTGGATTGGTGTACTGCTGCGTGGGCTTCCTCTCCATCACCAATCAACTGCACAGGCTGGAGTGTGATAAACTCGCGTGGTGGCTCTGCGAACGGCAACTCCCGAGTGGTGGCCTCAATGGTCGTCCGGAGAAGTTGCCCGATGTCTGCTACTCGTGGTGGGTACTCTCATCCCTCTCCATCATGGGTCGCCTGCACTGGATTAGTGCTGAAAAGCTCCAGCAGTTCATTCTGTCGTGTCAGGACAACgaaacaggcggtttcagcgATCGAACTGGCAATCTTCCGGACATCTTTCACACACTCTTCGGTTTGGGTGCTCTATCGCTCCTTGGCAGTGATCAGCTGAAGAAAGTTAATCCCACTTTCTGCATGCCCGAATACGTGTTGCAGAAATTCAATCTAAAGCCCCAAATCCTCGTCTAA